The Dehalococcoidia bacterium genome includes a region encoding these proteins:
- the gatC gene encoding Asp-tRNA(Asn)/Glu-tRNA(Gln) amidotransferase subunit GatC, producing the protein MSLTRDDVLHVARLARLGLSDEEVERMQRQLSLILEHFEMLRRLDTDDVPPTFQVFAATNVFREDEPRPSFPVEEVLQNAPLREGDYFRVRAVLEE; encoded by the coding sequence ATGAGCCTGACGCGCGACGACGTCCTCCATGTGGCGCGGCTGGCGCGCCTCGGCCTCAGCGATGAGGAGGTCGAACGGATGCAGCGCCAGCTCAGCCTCATCCTCGAGCATTTCGAAATGCTGCGCCGCCTCGACACCGATGACGTGCCGCCGACCTTCCAAGTGTTCGCGGCCACGAACGTCTTCCGCGAGGACGAGCCGCGGCCGTCTTTCCCGGTCGAGGAGGTGCTGCAGAACGCGCCGCTGCGCGAGGGCGACTACTTCCGCGTTCGGGCCGTGCTCGAGGAATGA
- a CDS encoding Hsp70 family protein, whose amino-acid sequence MDKTAIPMKFIQPTSIPENIRSPIRVVGIDLGTTNSTVAEIIWRPGQAEPPIARCLEVEQPTDTGPYTHVLVPSVVAIRGSQTWVGEGAKRLRADPKLRRNKDIFYETKNDIGSRRTYHLAPEGFQSAAQIGAKILAFLKTEVEAADALPIARTVITVPASFQLSQRNDTLLAAKLAGLTLQPGDLLDEPVAAFLDYLMSNHDSLLPELDQPKNLLVFDFGGGTCDVAIFRVRFFEGHLEVAPISVSRYHRLGGGDIDSVIVHEELIPQLLEQNNIDPKKIEFDERKRHLEPALLSIAEALKIGLCTELLRLEQFNRHPSSDKDLIVKTLSGAWPCPCPGYPSLKIHSPQLSAKRFAELLKPFLDRDLLYTRETEYYLTCSIFAPLQDALDRAEINREQISLCLMVGGSSLIPQVVESIKMFLPRARILTYADQLSAQVAVARGAAYHALSVALFGRGLVLPVASDTVSIRVASGLLELVPRGALLPFPGPNQFSERLELVVPASSVIDSVPLRVELVSGEDQRPLFTAIWDISGPVNRGDPLSLKFQMDTNQCLRLELSLRDQPNKSPFLCQIENPLTLVADRNEIRERIEEREELLRVGKVPRNEIPDNLVDLSEDYFELGHIDKSIDYLKQALRIKGRPDAAILNLLGIRYGYKRDWEQEERMYREASQASPSWATPLFNLALSQFHRANIDAAEKTICEALTIEQDPPYLVLYALILRKQGKIDEAESIIKEAIVQFGPIRALSDWELDWLLTAAKTVSNQALLDSISEEKRRRRRVGDLQGAEQGGLLPEIAPKLQRL is encoded by the coding sequence ATGGACAAGACCGCCATCCCGATGAAGTTCATACAACCGACGAGCATTCCTGAGAACATTCGTTCGCCTATTCGTGTCGTTGGTATTGACTTAGGAACGACGAACTCGACGGTTGCGGAAATCATCTGGAGACCCGGCCAAGCCGAGCCGCCTATTGCGCGCTGCCTCGAAGTCGAGCAGCCGACCGATACTGGTCCCTACACTCACGTGCTTGTCCCCTCAGTAGTGGCAATCCGCGGGTCGCAGACATGGGTTGGAGAAGGTGCGAAAAGACTGCGAGCAGATCCGAAACTTCGTAGGAATAAAGATATCTTCTATGAAACTAAGAATGATATCGGTTCGCGACGTACCTATCATCTGGCGCCCGAAGGTTTCCAAAGCGCTGCACAAATTGGAGCGAAGATCCTCGCTTTTCTAAAGACCGAAGTCGAGGCAGCGGATGCGCTGCCAATAGCTCGAACGGTGATAACGGTACCAGCATCGTTCCAGCTATCCCAACGAAATGACACATTGCTTGCTGCTAAACTTGCAGGATTAACCTTGCAACCGGGGGATCTTCTGGACGAGCCAGTAGCTGCCTTTCTCGACTATTTGATGTCGAACCACGATTCTTTGTTGCCAGAATTGGACCAGCCTAAAAACCTCTTAGTATTTGATTTTGGTGGAGGAACATGTGATGTTGCGATTTTTCGAGTCAGATTCTTTGAAGGTCACCTTGAAGTTGCTCCTATTTCCGTTTCTCGCTACCATCGCTTAGGAGGAGGGGATATCGACTCCGTTATTGTCCATGAAGAGCTGATACCGCAGCTTTTGGAGCAAAATAATATCGATCCGAAAAAGATCGAATTTGACGAAAGAAAGCGACATCTTGAACCTGCCTTGCTAAGTATTGCAGAGGCCTTAAAAATAGGTCTTTGTACCGAATTATTGCGCCTAGAACAATTTAATCGCCATCCGAGTTCTGATAAGGACTTAATAGTTAAGACCCTTTCTGGAGCGTGGCCTTGTCCGTGTCCCGGCTATCCCTCGCTAAAAATTCATTCGCCGCAATTGTCCGCTAAGCGATTCGCCGAGCTACTAAAGCCGTTTCTCGACAGAGATCTTCTCTATACTCGCGAAACAGAGTATTACTTGACGTGTTCGATCTTTGCGCCGTTGCAAGATGCTCTTGATAGGGCTGAGATTAATCGTGAACAAATCTCGCTCTGTCTAATGGTGGGTGGGAGTAGTCTGATTCCTCAAGTTGTAGAGTCGATCAAAATGTTTTTGCCTAGGGCGAGAATCCTCACTTATGCCGATCAATTGTCTGCTCAAGTGGCAGTTGCGCGTGGAGCTGCATATCATGCGCTATCTGTTGCTCTCTTTGGGCGTGGTCTTGTGCTTCCAGTTGCATCTGACACCGTTTCGATTCGAGTTGCATCTGGCTTGCTCGAACTAGTACCTAGAGGTGCTTTATTGCCGTTTCCGGGCCCAAACCAGTTCTCCGAACGACTGGAACTTGTTGTGCCAGCTTCTTCGGTTATTGACTCGGTTCCGCTTCGCGTTGAGCTAGTTTCTGGCGAGGATCAGCGTCCGCTATTTACTGCGATATGGGACATAAGTGGTCCAGTTAATCGAGGTGATCCTTTGAGTCTCAAATTTCAAATGGATACGAATCAGTGTTTGAGACTTGAGCTTTCTCTGCGAGACCAGCCGAATAAGTCACCTTTTCTCTGTCAAATCGAAAATCCGTTGACTTTAGTTGCAGATCGGAATGAAATTCGCGAACGGATAGAAGAGCGCGAAGAACTGCTTCGTGTAGGGAAAGTACCCCGCAATGAAATTCCAGATAATCTAGTTGATTTGTCTGAAGATTATTTTGAACTTGGTCATATCGATAAATCTATCGATTATCTCAAGCAGGCTCTCAGGATTAAGGGGCGCCCGGACGCAGCGATTCTGAATCTCTTGGGAATACGCTACGGGTATAAGCGGGATTGGGAGCAAGAGGAGAGAATGTATCGGGAAGCTTCTCAGGCGTCGCCATCCTGGGCTACGCCCTTGTTCAACTTGGCTCTCTCGCAGTTCCATCGCGCTAACATCGATGCTGCTGAAAAAACTATTTGCGAAGCACTTACGATAGAACAGGATCCTCCTTATTTGGTTCTGTATGCGCTAATCTTGAGAAAGCAAGGTAAAATTGATGAAGCCGAGAGTATAATTAAAGAGGCCATTGTTCAGTTTGGCCCGATTCGTGCTCTAAGTGACTGGGAACTAGACTGGCTCCTGACAGCGGCGAAGACAGTATCTAACCAAGCGCTTCTTGATTCAATATCTGAAGAAAAGCGGAGAAGAAGGCGAGTTGGAGATCTCCAAGGCGCAGAACAAGGCGGTCTTCTTCCTGAGATTGCGCCAAAACTTCAAAGATTATGA
- a CDS encoding AAA family ATPase yields MTIWLLSRRELTPEQIRAIELPHDRHQVIFGAPGSGKTQILLHRAAELKKRIGSSPDRFLILVYTNVLKSYIRSALDLLGLPENAVTTFDDWCKTFYEQYISRRVPWNTSAGRPDFDAIRRSVSQAISSNFVPLPLYDFILVDEGQDLDPLCFDIIRRIARHVTVCLDQKQQIYEHGSTEAEILSILGLRRKNVSLLDAYRCSPYVARLAAQFLSDPSERQYYLRQLRTEQIGREPPLLYVAASFQTEKQRLIEVMRQRLLANQQIGVLFHLKRQVFGFAQALQSNGIDVEVAPNLDFASNKPKITTIHSAKGLTFDSVFLPRLVVASFPRATVERIRNLLFVAVTRARSWVYLSTTRNDMLPILEFLKTLVAEGAIVVQEGEESYQSEPPLVSTPSSDLDFL; encoded by the coding sequence ATGACTATTTGGTTACTGTCTCGTCGTGAACTCACTCCAGAGCAAATACGTGCCATCGAGCTGCCACATGACCGGCACCAGGTCATTTTTGGGGCTCCCGGTTCTGGGAAGACTCAAATTTTGCTTCATCGTGCCGCAGAGCTGAAGAAAAGGATCGGCTCTTCGCCTGATCGGTTTCTCATTCTAGTTTATACCAATGTCTTGAAGTCTTATATCCGTTCGGCGCTTGATCTGCTCGGTCTGCCGGAAAACGCAGTAACTACGTTCGACGATTGGTGTAAGACGTTTTACGAGCAATATATTAGCCGACGAGTACCTTGGAATACCTCTGCCGGTCGACCTGACTTTGATGCCATCCGTCGCTCTGTCTCGCAGGCGATTAGTTCAAATTTCGTCCCTCTTCCCCTGTATGACTTCATATTGGTAGACGAAGGTCAAGATCTTGACCCGTTGTGTTTTGATATAATACGACGGATCGCGCGTCATGTGACAGTATGTCTTGACCAGAAGCAGCAGATTTATGAACATGGTAGCACAGAAGCCGAAATTCTCTCTATACTTGGCTTGCGTCGGAAAAATGTCTCTCTTCTCGATGCTTATCGTTGTTCGCCATATGTTGCGCGTTTAGCTGCTCAATTTCTTAGCGATCCAAGCGAGCGTCAATATTACCTCCGGCAGCTTCGCACGGAACAAATTGGTCGTGAGCCTCCACTTCTTTATGTTGCGGCAAGTTTCCAAACCGAAAAGCAACGTCTTATAGAAGTAATGCGTCAGCGGCTGCTTGCTAATCAGCAAATAGGGGTACTATTCCACCTAAAAAGACAGGTTTTTGGATTTGCGCAGGCTTTGCAGTCGAATGGCATCGATGTTGAAGTTGCTCCTAATCTTGACTTTGCTTCAAATAAACCAAAGATCACAACCATCCATAGTGCTAAGGGCCTTACTTTCGACTCGGTTTTCCTTCCTCGCTTAGTTGTTGCCTCTTTTCCTCGGGCAACGGTTGAGAGAATTCGCAACTTGCTTTTTGTCGCGGTGACTCGGGCAAGGAGCTGGGTTTATCTTAGTACCACTCGGAATGACATGCTCCCGATCCTCGAGTTTCTGAAGACGTTGGTTGCAGAGGGGGCAATCGTAGTGCAGGAGGGAGAAGAGTCGTATCAGAGCGAACCGCCTCTAGTTTCGACCCCGTCGAGCGACCTAGACTTTCTCTAG
- a CDS encoding radical SAM protein: protein MLEILPQIPRYMAMRRGIGPKLLPLNLVFAVTYRCNSRCQSCNIWMYTKKAYAPPPGQEWPYDASQLETRPELTLDEFKRVFDSLGRAPFYLTFTGGEPFLREDLEEIVVAAWERCRPKVITIPTSGMYWKTTPGRVHAIARACRDTEVILNISLDGIGEEHDRIRGVPRNYELALKTFERLKENKPDNLVIGLHAVISSLNVDRALAIVDHLESLEPDSVITEVAEERLEMGNRNSGITPDPETYGRVAAELSRKAARRKARGFARITAAFRAEYYQLAAKALREGKQALPCYAGVASGHVAPDGDVWACCVRAEPIGNVRAVDYDFGRVWRGYLADKMRASIAAGECACPMANAFYTTMLMDPKTLAKVAVRAALG from the coding sequence ATGCTGGAGATCCTGCCGCAGATCCCGCGGTATATGGCGATGCGGCGCGGCATTGGGCCGAAACTCCTGCCGCTCAATCTTGTCTTCGCCGTCACGTACCGCTGCAACTCGCGCTGCCAGAGCTGCAACATTTGGATGTACACCAAGAAGGCGTACGCGCCGCCGCCGGGCCAAGAGTGGCCGTACGATGCCTCGCAGCTCGAGACGCGGCCGGAACTGACGCTCGACGAGTTCAAGCGTGTCTTCGACAGCCTCGGTCGAGCGCCGTTCTACCTCACTTTCACCGGCGGCGAGCCGTTCCTGCGCGAGGATCTCGAAGAGATCGTGGTCGCGGCGTGGGAGCGCTGCCGGCCGAAGGTGATCACGATCCCGACGAGCGGGATGTACTGGAAGACGACGCCGGGGCGGGTCCACGCCATTGCCCGCGCCTGCCGCGATACCGAGGTGATCCTGAACATTTCGCTCGACGGCATCGGGGAGGAGCACGACCGGATCCGCGGCGTGCCGCGCAACTACGAACTGGCGCTGAAGACGTTCGAACGGCTGAAGGAGAACAAGCCGGACAATCTCGTCATCGGCCTCCACGCCGTTATTTCGAGCCTGAACGTCGACCGCGCGCTCGCGATCGTCGACCATCTGGAGTCGCTGGAGCCGGACAGCGTCATTACTGAGGTGGCAGAAGAGCGGCTGGAGATGGGCAACCGCAACAGCGGCATCACGCCCGACCCGGAGACGTATGGCCGCGTTGCCGCCGAACTGTCGCGCAAGGCGGCGCGGCGAAAGGCGCGCGGGTTTGCGCGGATAACGGCGGCGTTCCGCGCCGAGTATTACCAGCTTGCGGCGAAGGCGCTGCGCGAGGGGAAGCAGGCGCTGCCCTGCTATGCGGGAGTGGCGAGCGGGCATGTTGCGCCGGATGGGGATGTCTGGGCGTGCTGCGTGCGCGCCGAGCCGATCGGCAATGTGCGGGCGGTGGACTATGACTTCGGCCGGGTCTGGCGCGGCTATCTCGCCGACAAGATGCGCGCGAGCATCGCCGCCGGGGAGTGCGCCTGCCCTATGGCGAACGCCTTCTACACCACGATGCTGATGGACCCGAAAACGCTCGCCAAGGTCGCGGTCCGCGCTGCGCTCGGCTGA
- a CDS encoding class I SAM-dependent methyltransferase — protein MSATTAEGLGVVYERLILNDLLERIDRRFPFATVLEAPVYGMAGVDGINSVRLAQLGKRVTLLDVDRDRLAEIRTHWDSLGLPVDLVFCSDPRRLPFADRRFDFVWNFAALWHVRGGAGALIRELVRVSRDLVFIAMPNQAQLGYLLRKYAIDKEFFAKVDERWVSVRRIKRTLREAGCRIVEEGVLDVPPWPDTCMPASEFLRRVGLGALPIRSRFEGDGWTWSTLDYYAGLAPGVRATVDKLALLDRAPLPWQLKTVWAHHHYVLARRED, from the coding sequence GTGAGCGCCACGACCGCGGAAGGGCTCGGCGTCGTCTATGAGCGGCTGATCCTGAACGATCTCCTCGAGCGGATCGACCGCCGCTTCCCGTTCGCGACGGTGCTGGAAGCACCGGTCTACGGCATGGCCGGTGTCGACGGCATCAACAGCGTTCGGCTAGCGCAGCTGGGCAAGCGCGTCACCCTCCTCGATGTTGACCGCGACCGGCTCGCCGAAATCCGAACCCACTGGGACAGCCTCGGGCTGCCGGTCGACCTCGTCTTTTGCAGCGACCCGCGCCGTCTCCCCTTCGCCGACCGCCGCTTCGACTTCGTCTGGAACTTCGCCGCGCTCTGGCACGTGCGAGGCGGGGCGGGCGCGCTCATCCGCGAGCTGGTTCGCGTCAGCCGAGACCTCGTCTTCATCGCAATGCCGAACCAGGCGCAGCTGGGCTATCTTCTCCGCAAGTACGCGATCGACAAGGAGTTCTTCGCGAAGGTCGATGAGCGGTGGGTGTCGGTGAGGCGGATCAAGCGGACGCTGCGCGAGGCGGGCTGCCGGATTGTCGAAGAAGGCGTGCTCGACGTGCCGCCGTGGCCGGACACCTGCATGCCGGCGAGCGAGTTTCTGCGCCGGGTCGGGCTGGGAGCGCTGCCGATCCGGTCGCGCTTCGAGGGCGACGGCTGGACGTGGTCGACGCTCGACTACTACGCCGGTCTCGCGCCGGGCGTGCGGGCGACGGTCGACAAGCTGGCACTGCTCGACCGCGCGCCGCTGCCGTGGCAGCTGAAGACCGTCTGGGCGCATCATCACTACGTGCTCGCTCGGCGGGAGGACTGA
- a CDS encoding methyltransferase domain-containing protein — protein sequence MLQLLPEDRHWWFASRTRALQAILEPHIAGRSGPLRILDVGCGAGNMAHHLAQYGEVIGFDPHRGALAVARERKCIVVQADAAAFPFPESAFDLVAALDVIEHCDDDFAVLCESQRVLRPGGLVAITVPAFQWLWTYNDTINRHRRRYTAEQLRTRLEEAGFAVRRLTYTNCLIFPLAAPLLLARGRRPTRRLSAPITDGAYQVEMEPASPPVNLILDVIGRLEAVLLRRFDLPVGTGLLAVAERAS from the coding sequence GTGCTGCAGCTCCTTCCCGAAGACCGGCACTGGTGGTTTGCGAGCCGGACCCGCGCGCTCCAAGCGATCCTCGAACCGCACATTGCTGGCCGCAGCGGGCCGCTGCGCATCCTCGATGTCGGCTGCGGCGCCGGCAACATGGCGCACCATCTCGCTCAGTATGGCGAGGTGATCGGGTTCGACCCGCACCGGGGCGCCCTCGCCGTTGCCCGGGAGCGGAAGTGCATCGTTGTGCAGGCGGACGCCGCGGCGTTTCCCTTCCCGGAGAGCGCGTTTGACCTCGTGGCGGCGCTCGATGTCATCGAGCACTGCGACGACGATTTCGCTGTCCTCTGCGAGAGCCAGCGCGTGCTGCGTCCGGGCGGGCTGGTGGCGATCACGGTGCCGGCGTTTCAATGGCTGTGGACCTACAACGACACGATCAACCGGCATCGCCGGCGCTACACCGCCGAGCAGCTGCGGACGCGGCTGGAGGAAGCGGGCTTTGCGGTCCGCCGCCTGACCTACACCAACTGCCTGATCTTCCCGCTCGCGGCGCCGCTGCTGCTGGCGCGGGGCAGGCGGCCGACCCGCCGCCTCTCCGCCCCGATAACCGATGGGGCCTATCAGGTGGAGATGGAGCCGGCGTCGCCGCCTGTGAACCTCATCCTCGACGTCATCGGACGGCTCGAGGCGGTGCTCCTCCGTCGGTTCGACCTGCCGGTGGGCACGGGCCTCCTTGCCGTCGCGGAGCGGGCATCGTGA
- a CDS encoding DUF5808 domain-containing protein encodes MSKEARATLNRFLIATALLVLLAALIQELRTPKDRRTWHGTVFGVVPYDFRPPSFEQVRRAFWNPSDPRILTPRAVGVGWSVNIPALVKVLRDNRLVKRA; translated from the coding sequence ATGTCCAAGGAAGCGCGCGCTACTCTGAACCGCTTTCTGATCGCGACTGCGCTGCTTGTGCTCCTTGCCGCGCTCATCCAAGAGCTGAGAACGCCCAAGGATCGCCGCACTTGGCACGGCACGGTGTTTGGGGTCGTTCCGTACGATTTTCGCCCGCCGAGCTTCGAGCAGGTGCGCCGCGCGTTCTGGAACCCGTCGGACCCGCGCATTCTGACGCCGCGCGCCGTCGGCGTCGGCTGGTCGGTGAACATTCCTGCGCTCGTCAAGGTGCTCCGCGACAATCGGCTCGTGAAGCGCGCCTAG
- a CDS encoding histidine kinase, translating to MRARLLLGIALCSILALAVALGALASVDIVTAQAMPDADRARAVAGEVYVLRADALRQLEALRRAALLPAEEEALTAIAAAQRSAQQSHAALRRLRELAPPPEAQERLDQIERLHAALVQLAAEAEQAHARGAPLAWLESGQQRIAEMLAVLDEYAALEQQQLLDRTAQTRQQMRSTLLLSAGAIAAAVLAGAVGGAALTGQVRRRLGEVTRVVRLIAASDFTVRLPPLGDDEVGALAAAINQLADSLAEGRARLEASAARLVTVNEAAAAVTSTLQLDELVSTILDRLTRVVAVQRAAVFLNRDDGPVRLASRHWTDADDALFSALVASAASPLARGVVALPADHSAKVGVLAASDRTFVAQPLIVRGQHVGFLALAAPPDAPFDDDDCRAIALFGAHVAAAIHNARLYEASKQAGVTEERSRLAREIHDTLAQGLSAIILHLEAADALLDRAGDGPSDQARQHVRRAGELARANLDEARRSLLDLRAAPLEGLDLPSALQQLAQTTAQETGIPIRFEAEGAFDRYPARVEAGLYRIAQEALANAVRHAAPSAVTIRLVAEGPMLHLTVADDGRGFDPDAVRATGGGGFGITGMRERAALLGGTLAVESRPHAGTRILVTVPSGLPTLARPPVARCR from the coding sequence GTGCGCGCGCGGTTGCTCCTCGGCATCGCCCTCTGTTCGATCCTCGCGCTTGCCGTCGCGCTCGGCGCGCTTGCCAGCGTCGACATCGTCACCGCGCAGGCGATGCCCGATGCTGACCGCGCGCGGGCGGTCGCCGGCGAGGTGTACGTCCTTCGCGCCGATGCCCTCCGCCAGTTGGAGGCGCTGCGCCGTGCCGCGCTGCTCCCCGCAGAAGAGGAGGCGCTCACCGCGATCGCCGCGGCGCAGCGCAGCGCGCAGCAGTCCCATGCTGCCCTCCGCCGGCTCCGCGAGCTCGCCCCCCCTCCCGAGGCGCAGGAGCGGCTTGATCAGATCGAGCGCCTGCATGCCGCCCTCGTCCAGCTCGCCGCCGAGGCCGAGCAAGCCCACGCTCGTGGCGCGCCGCTCGCCTGGCTGGAGAGCGGCCAGCAGCGGATTGCCGAGATGCTTGCTGTGCTCGACGAGTATGCCGCCCTCGAACAGCAGCAGCTGCTCGACCGGACCGCCCAGACGCGCCAGCAGATGCGGTCGACGCTGCTCCTCAGCGCGGGGGCCATCGCCGCAGCAGTCCTCGCCGGCGCGGTGGGCGGGGCTGCGCTGACCGGCCAAGTGCGCCGCCGCCTAGGCGAGGTCACGCGCGTCGTGCGCTTGATCGCCGCGTCCGATTTCACGGTGCGCCTGCCACCGCTTGGCGACGACGAGGTTGGGGCGCTTGCTGCCGCCATCAACCAGCTGGCTGACTCGCTTGCCGAAGGACGCGCCCGCCTCGAGGCGAGCGCCGCTCGGCTCGTTACCGTCAATGAGGCGGCCGCGGCGGTCACTTCGACGCTGCAGCTCGATGAACTCGTGAGCACAATCCTGGACCGCCTCACGCGCGTCGTCGCCGTCCAGAGAGCAGCGGTCTTTCTCAACCGCGACGATGGGCCAGTGCGTCTCGCGAGCCGACATTGGACGGACGCCGATGATGCGCTGTTCAGCGCGCTTGTCGCGAGCGCGGCCTCACCGCTCGCGCGCGGCGTCGTCGCTCTGCCGGCGGACCACTCCGCGAAAGTCGGCGTTCTCGCCGCCTCCGACCGGACCTTCGTCGCCCAGCCACTGATCGTGCGCGGGCAGCATGTCGGCTTTCTCGCCCTTGCCGCGCCGCCCGACGCGCCCTTTGACGACGATGACTGCCGCGCAATCGCGCTGTTCGGCGCCCATGTCGCGGCAGCGATCCATAACGCGCGTCTCTATGAAGCGAGCAAGCAGGCTGGCGTGACCGAAGAGCGCTCCCGCTTGGCGCGCGAGATCCACGACACGCTCGCCCAAGGACTTTCAGCGATCATCCTTCACCTAGAAGCGGCCGATGCGCTGCTCGACCGCGCCGGCGATGGCCCGAGCGATCAAGCGCGTCAGCATGTCCGTCGCGCCGGCGAGCTCGCTCGCGCCAATCTCGACGAAGCGCGGCGCTCGCTCCTAGATCTGCGCGCAGCCCCGCTCGAAGGGCTGGACCTTCCCAGCGCTCTCCAGCAGCTCGCCCAGACAACAGCGCAGGAAACCGGCATCCCTATCCGCTTCGAGGCCGAAGGCGCGTTCGACCGCTATCCTGCGCGCGTCGAGGCGGGGCTCTACCGCATTGCGCAAGAAGCGCTTGCCAATGCTGTCCGGCACGCTGCTCCCAGCGCGGTGACGATCCGTCTCGTGGCTGAGGGGCCGATGCTGCATCTCACTGTCGCCGACGACGGCCGCGGCTTCGACCCGGACGCAGTCCGCGCGACGGGAGGCGGCGGCTTCGGGATCACCGGGATGCGGGAGCGTGCCGCCCTGCTCGGCGGGACGCTCGCCGTCGAGAGCCGGCCTCACGCCGGAACGCGCATTCTCGTCACCGTGCCGAGCGGGCTGCCGACCCTCGCTCGCCCGCCGGTCGCGCGCTGCCGCTGA
- a CDS encoding enoyl-CoA hydratase/isomerase family protein — protein MAWETILFERDGPLRLITLNRPRVLNAISRRMVEELAEAFAAVEADREARVLLITGAPRPDGRPCFSAGADLTEARAQPLSPKDDLVRRALESAWEVAQNDGPRHGSIYHTLFARLERMPIPSIAVVDGICTTGALELILACDLRVVADTAEISDWHLKNLGVIGGAGVTTRLPHLIGAARAKELMWTGAPLSGEEAYRIGLANRVFPSAELLPRAKDLARTIAARPPAALAASKAVINAALRHTPADGIRYSALWSALIALQRELEGGPPAE, from the coding sequence GTGGCTTGGGAGACCATCCTGTTCGAACGCGACGGCCCGCTACGCCTGATCACGCTCAATCGGCCGCGCGTCCTCAACGCAATTTCGCGCCGCATGGTCGAGGAGCTGGCCGAGGCGTTCGCCGCCGTCGAGGCCGACCGAGAGGCGCGCGTGCTGCTGATCACCGGCGCGCCGCGACCAGACGGCCGCCCCTGCTTCTCCGCCGGCGCTGACCTGACCGAAGCGCGCGCCCAGCCGCTCTCGCCGAAGGACGACCTTGTCCGGCGCGCCCTCGAGTCGGCGTGGGAAGTCGCGCAGAACGACGGCCCCCGCCACGGTTCGATCTATCACACCCTCTTCGCTCGGCTCGAACGGATGCCTATCCCGAGCATCGCCGTTGTCGACGGCATTTGCACCACCGGCGCTCTCGAACTGATCCTCGCCTGCGACCTGCGCGTCGTCGCCGACACTGCCGAGATCAGCGACTGGCATCTCAAAAATCTCGGCGTCATCGGCGGCGCCGGCGTAACGACACGGCTGCCGCATCTCATCGGCGCGGCGCGCGCCAAAGAACTGATGTGGACTGGCGCCCCCCTCTCGGGCGAGGAAGCCTATCGGATCGGGCTCGCCAATCGCGTCTTCCCCTCCGCCGAACTGCTGCCACGCGCGAAGGACTTGGCGCGGACTATCGCTGCGCGGCCGCCCGCGGCGCTCGCGGCTAGCAAGGCAGTCATCAATGCCGCTCTCCGCCATACGCCCGCCGACGGTATCCGCTATAGCGCGCTCTGGTCGGCGTTGATTGCGCTCCAGCGCGAACTGGAAGGCGGGCCGCCGGCGGAGTAA
- a CDS encoding ribbon-helix-helix domain-containing protein: MAQHSSNPGGGFDPQRSINELGDLLQGIGRTIEEGINRIGTRVNVITVRVDDKAIEAIDALISAGVFKTRSEAAAYLIDEGIAAKASVFEEVNATARRINELRDQMKDILRQGVGRRASSGTASRGAPASAHVPSGGHPSSTSDINPGETRPAGEPFDD; the protein is encoded by the coding sequence ATGGCTCAGCACAGTTCCAACCCAGGAGGCGGCTTCGACCCGCAGCGCTCGATCAACGAGCTTGGCGATCTCTTGCAGGGCATCGGGCGGACGATCGAGGAGGGGATCAACCGCATCGGCACCCGCGTCAATGTCATCACGGTTCGGGTCGATGACAAGGCGATCGAAGCGATCGACGCCCTCATCTCCGCGGGCGTGTTCAAGACCCGGTCTGAAGCGGCGGCCTACCTGATCGATGAGGGGATCGCTGCCAAGGCGTCGGTCTTCGAGGAAGTGAACGCCACCGCTCGGCGCATCAACGAGCTGCGCGACCAGATGAAAGATATTCTGCGGCAGGGGGTCGGCCGGCGGGCGAGCAGCGGGACGGCAAGCCGCGGCGCGCCGGCCAGCGCGCATGTCCCGAGCGGCGGGCATCCCAGTTCGACTTCCGATATCAACCCCGGCGAGACCCGGCCTGCTGGCGAGCCGTTCGACGACTGA
- a CDS encoding response regulator produces the protein MTKTVLVIEDDAPLRQTIQEVLEIEGYRVVTAADGEEALAQLDRAAPNVILLDLMMPRMNGYQFAAAVARHPRYAAIPIVLLTADGRAPEKASDINAAGWLNKPFSIDELTRVIDEAVR, from the coding sequence ATGACGAAGACGGTGCTGGTGATTGAGGACGACGCGCCGCTGCGGCAAACGATCCAAGAAGTGCTCGAAATCGAGGGCTACCGCGTGGTGACGGCGGCCGACGGCGAGGAAGCGCTCGCGCAGCTTGACCGGGCCGCGCCAAACGTCATCCTGCTCGACCTGATGATGCCCCGGATGAACGGCTATCAGTTTGCCGCGGCCGTGGCGCGCCATCCGCGCTACGCCGCAATCCCGATCGTCCTGCTCACCGCCGACGGACGAGCGCCGGAGAAAGCGAGCGATATCAACGCGGCAGGATGGCTGAACAAGCCGTTCTCGATCGATGAGCTGACGCGCGTGATCGACGAGGCGGTTCGATAA